In Flavobacterium hankyongi, the genomic window TCAGCTTTGAGCTTTATGCTTGAAAATTTATCTAAACCTGTTGTTTTTACAGGTTCTCAGTTGCCTATTGGTGATTTAAGAACAGATGCTAAGGAGAATTTAATTACTGCCATTCAAGTAGCTTCTTTACAAGAAAAAGATAAATCTGTTATAGCAGAAGTTTGTTTGTATTTCGAATACAAATTGTATAGAGGTAATAGAAGTACAAAAATAAGTGCAGAACATTTCAATGCTTTTGCTTCTCCTAATTTTCCTTCATTGGCAGAATCAGGGGTTTTTCTGAAAGTAAATGAAGAACTGTTGGTTAAACCTTCGGTTAAAAAGCTTGTGGTTCACACGCAATTTGATGATAATGTAGCAGTGGTTAAAATATTTCCTGGTATCAATGAGAATGTAATGAGAGCAATTCTTTCTGCAGATAATTTAAAAGGAATTGTTTTAGAAACTTATGGATCGGGTAATGCTCCAACAGAAGATTGGTTTATAAATTTACTTTCCGATGCCATTAAAAAAGGAATTCAAATTGTAAATGTGACGCAATGTTCTGGAGGCAGCGTAAATATGGGACATTATGAAACTAGCTCTCAACTAAAAGAAATTGGTGTTATTTCAGGAAAAGATATTACTACAGAAGCTGCTATTACTAAGCTTATGTATTTATTAGGGCAAAATGTTGCTTCTAATGTTTTTAAAACGATTTTCGAGACTTCTTTAAGAGGAGAAATGAATTAAAAAGAGAGGTGTCCGAGTGGTTGAAGGAGCAAGCCTGGAAAGTTTGTATGTGGGTAACTGCATCGAGGGTTCGAATCCCTTTCTCTCTGCAAAAAAAAGTAAAGCCAAAACGAAAGTTTTGGCTTTTTATATTTAACTATTTCATAACCTTCGCTTTTTTATATTTTTTTAACTTTAATTAACCAAAAATGTTTAGTTATGAAAACGTATTATTTTTATATAGGAATTGCAGTGTTGCTAGGTTTTTTACTTATTCGTTTCTTGTACCTTAGAAATGAAAAGGATAAAAAAGAGCTTGAGGATAATTTGAATAATGATTACAAGAAAATTCAGGAAATTGAAATTAATGATAAAGACATGACAAATTAGTCTTTACAAAAAAGAGAGCTTTTAAGCTCTCTTTTTTATTCTGATTTTTTTTCTTCCGTTTTCTTTTCTTGTGATAGAGGTGATCCTACTGCGATATCACATCGATGACCTGGCTGTCCATGAGCAGGATTCATGCCTGGAGCTGCTGTAGTGGTACTACCTGTTGAAAGTAAGGATGGTGTGCTATTGTTTTGTGGTGTAATTGCACCATCTTTTGAAACATTTGCTGGCGTAACTGTCATTCCTAAGCCGTTATCTTTACTTGTGGTTGTGTTGGGTTTCGAATTTATAGGAGCTCCAACGGCAATATCGCATCTATGTCCTGGTTGTCCATGTGGAGGATTCATTCCTTTTAGAGTTTTAACAGGTTGAGTAGTTGTTACTGCTTGATTTTGAATTTGTATAGGTTGTCCCGTTGGATTTACCTGTGTTGTTTGAGGTGTTGGTTTAGAGTTTAAAGGAGCTCCAACAGCAACATCACACCTGTGGCCTGGTTGACCATGAGCTGGGTTTATTCCACTTGTATTGCTTTGTGCACTATTGTTTGAAGATGTTTGTGTATTACTTTGCTTTAGTGGTGTTGCGCTTGCTGTTTTAGCAGTATTAGGGGTTTCAGTTGCTCTAACAGCAGTAGAACTTTCTTGAGGTATAAGCTCTTTTTTGCATGAAACAATAACTGAAGTCGATATGATCAATAACCCTAATGATATTTTTGTTTTCATTTTTATTAATTTGGAAATCAAATATAGTAGTTTTAAAAAGTCACAGGAATAACTTTTTGTTAAAAATCCAAAACCACTTTCTATTTGTTGGGTTTAACTAAAAAAGCATTAGGATATCTTTTCTTAATGTCAACTAGTTTTCTTTCAGCTTCTATGCGTGTTTTGTAATTTCCTACCCATACTTTATAAATTGGAGTATGGAAAACGATAGTCGCATCTGTCTTCTTGTTCGTTTTTCTAAAATCCAATAAAGTTTTTTTACTCAATTCAGCATTTCCAGTAAAAATTTGAATTTTAAAGCGATCATTAATAGTAATTGAATTGTTAATTTTTCTTTTTTCGTTTAATAATTGTTCGAATCTTTGGTCTTGAGTAACTGTAATTTTTTCATCTTGTGCATAAAGACTAAACGATTGAAGAGTTGCTAAAATGCTGATATAAAATAGGTTCTTTACTGTTAAGGTTTTCATAACGAATATAATTTGAAGCAAAAGTACATTATAAGTGTTTATTCAGTTAAAAAATATTATTTAGAATAAATATAAATTAATAATTAAGATATATTTAAGGTTTTGAGAATAGTTCATAAGTCGTATTTTTGTCGGAGTTTTTAAATGGCATATTGTGTTCTTTGCTGAAAAAGTATCGAAAATACTGTGCCAAACTTAGATGTTAATCATTTAATATATGAAAAAAGTGGGAAACCATAAATCGATTTTTAAAGTAGTAACGTTAAGTCTTTCGTTATTATTATCTGTTTCTTTTAGTTCTTTTGCTCAAGATGCGGCTGCTACGGCACCTGTTGCTGATGCTACTGCAGTGCCTGCTGCTAGTGGTGATGCTGCTGCTGGAAAAGCTTTGTTTAATGCAAATTGTGCTGCTTGTCACAAATTGGATGCAAAAATGACAGGTCCTGCCTTGCGAGGTGTGACTGAACGTCGTGATAGAGCATGGTTGGGTAAATGGATTAGAGATTCAAAAGGATTAATTGCTTCTGGAGATGCAGATGCGGTTAAAATTTTCGGGGAGTTCAACAAAGTTCCTATGACTGCGTTTCCTCAGTTGTCAGATGCTGATATTGATAATATTTTAGCGTATACATCTGAGCCTGCTCCTGTGGCTGAAAAACCTGCGACTGGCAAAGAAACTGCTGAAGCTGGAGCTAGTGGTGGAGGATTGTCTAATAACCTTATTTTAGGTTTATTGGCGGGAATCTTGGCTGTTTTAGTTGGAATGTTGTTTATGGTTAACAATGCTTTAGGTAAAATTTCAAAAGCAAATGGTGTTGATGTTCCTTTAAGGAATCCTTCTTTGATGCCTTTATGGAGAGCGTTTGCTAAAAATCAATTTTTAGTGTTGGTTTCCGTGATTTTGTTAATGCTTACAAGTGCTTATTTTATCTACGGATATTTAATGCAAGTTGGTGTTGATCAAGATTATGCACCTATTCAACCTATTCACTATTCTCATAAAATTCACGCAGGTGATAATGGTATTGATTGTAAATACTGTCACTCAGCTGCTCGTGTGAGTAAAAATGCTGGTATCCCTTCATTAAATGTTTGTATGAATTGTCATAAAAACATTTCTGAATTCCAAGGTGATAAAGATTCAACTTATGTTGAATACACTAAAGAATTCTATACTGCTGAAATTCAAAAATTATATGATGCAGTAGGATGGGATAAAAACACGCAGAAATATACTGGAAAACAAAAGCCTGTAAAATGGGTTAGAATCCATAATTTACAAGATTTTGTTTACTTCAATCACTCTCAGCACGTTTCAGTTGCTGGTGTTGAGTGTCAAACTTGTCACG contains:
- a CDS encoding asparaginase → MQSKPNILLIYTGGTIGMVKDFDTGVLKAFNFSKLLKNIPELKLLDCNIATISFEIPIDSSNMNIGEWVKLANIIKDNYDSYDGFVVLHGSDTMSYSASALSFMLENLSKPVVFTGSQLPIGDLRTDAKENLITAIQVASLQEKDKSVIAEVCLYFEYKLYRGNRSTKISAEHFNAFASPNFPSLAESGVFLKVNEELLVKPSVKKLVVHTQFDDNVAVVKIFPGINENVMRAILSADNLKGIVLETYGSGNAPTEDWFINLLSDAIKKGIQIVNVTQCSGGSVNMGHYETSSQLKEIGVISGKDITTEAAITKLMYLLGQNVASNVFKTIFETSLRGEMN
- a CDS encoding SPOR domain-containing protein, coding for MKTLTVKNLFYISILATLQSFSLYAQDEKITVTQDQRFEQLLNEKRKINNSITINDRFKIQIFTGNAELSKKTLLDFRKTNKKTDATIVFHTPIYKVWVGNYKTRIEAERKLVDIKKRYPNAFLVKPNK
- a CDS encoding c-type cytochrome; its protein translation is MKKVGNHKSIFKVVTLSLSLLLSVSFSSFAQDAAATAPVADATAVPAASGDAAAGKALFNANCAACHKLDAKMTGPALRGVTERRDRAWLGKWIRDSKGLIASGDADAVKIFGEFNKVPMTAFPQLSDADIDNILAYTSEPAPVAEKPATGKETAEAGASGGGLSNNLILGLLAGILAVLVGMLFMVNNALGKISKANGVDVPLRNPSLMPLWRAFAKNQFLVLVSVILLMLTSAYFIYGYLMQVGVDQDYAPIQPIHYSHKIHAGDNGIDCKYCHSAARVSKNAGIPSLNVCMNCHKNISEFQGDKDSTYVEYTKEFYTAEIQKLYDAVGWDKNTQKYTGKQKPVKWVRIHNLQDFVYFNHSQHVSVAGVECQTCHGPVQTFEIMKQHSPLTMGWCVNCHRETNVKVEGNAYYDKIHAELSKKYGVDKLTAAQMGGLECGKCHY